The following coding sequences lie in one Desulfonatronum thiodismutans genomic window:
- a CDS encoding hydantoinase/oxoprolinase family protein has product MTPHPRSLSSSRTRVGSCIIGVDTGGTFTDLIYQDGDGWQVFKLLSTPDNPARAVLDGLRSIAGHGPVQVVHGSTVATNAILERKGVCTALITNAGFEDVMAIGRQNRSRLYDLAYVKEQPLVPQELCFGVPGRMIQSGEERTPLDEGRAAEVVREILASGAESVAVCFLFGFANPAHERRMAELLAELGGEAGPPVSLSHEILAEFREFERMSTTVINAYVSPKMHRYLSFLQDHLQAPEAEGGHPESTLRIMQSNGGSISAATAMRESVRTILSGPAGGVVGALAMGRLSGFDRLITFDMGGTSTDVALLNGDLSLTTDAAISGYPVRTPMLDIHTVGAGGGSIAGLDAGGALTVGPESAGADPGPICYGRGERITVTDANLFLGRLLPDYFLGGNMALDVRRIQEPFEVTAQKMRLAPRELAEGVLAVANANMERAIRVISVERGFDPREFTLFSFGGAGGLHAAYLAKLLNMPRVLIPMNPGILSAVGMVMADVIKDYSQTVMREAPGPGPEAGPGTSSRKTRELTDELLGLFAPLESRAVQEMAEEGVSNEDVLLERFLDMRYQGQSFEIITPFDIQADPADAFHELHEKAYGYRNPSKPVEIVTLRLRARGVPKKPVFASIAQGTAQPPADALLDTRPVVFDGQVHDTNIWQRDALLADNHLPGPAVIVEYTSTLLVPPFAEARVDEFGALVLDINS; this is encoded by the coding sequence ATGACCCCACATCCACGCTCGCTCTCATCATCCCGCACCCGCGTCGGCTCCTGTATCATCGGCGTAGACACCGGTGGGACCTTCACGGATCTGATCTACCAGGACGGCGACGGCTGGCAGGTGTTTAAGCTGCTTTCCACGCCGGACAATCCGGCCCGGGCCGTGCTGGACGGATTACGGTCCATAGCCGGACACGGACCGGTGCAGGTGGTCCACGGCTCCACCGTGGCCACCAACGCCATTCTGGAACGCAAGGGCGTGTGCACGGCTCTGATCACCAACGCCGGATTCGAGGACGTGATGGCCATCGGCCGCCAGAACCGTTCCCGACTGTACGACTTGGCCTACGTCAAGGAGCAGCCATTGGTTCCTCAGGAACTTTGCTTTGGCGTGCCAGGACGGATGATCCAGAGCGGGGAAGAACGCACGCCCCTGGACGAGGGGCGGGCCGCGGAGGTGGTCCGGGAAATCCTCGCCTCGGGCGCGGAATCCGTGGCGGTCTGCTTTTTGTTCGGTTTCGCCAACCCGGCTCATGAGCGGCGCATGGCCGAACTGCTGGCCGAACTAGGCGGCGAGGCCGGGCCGCCGGTCTCTTTGTCTCACGAGATTCTGGCCGAGTTCCGGGAGTTCGAGCGGATGTCCACCACGGTGATCAACGCCTACGTCTCCCCGAAGATGCACCGGTATCTGTCGTTTCTGCAGGACCACCTCCAGGCCCCGGAGGCCGAGGGCGGCCATCCGGAAAGCACCCTGCGGATCATGCAGTCCAACGGCGGATCCATTTCCGCGGCCACGGCCATGCGTGAGTCCGTGCGGACCATCCTCTCAGGTCCGGCCGGCGGGGTTGTCGGAGCCCTGGCCATGGGCCGGCTGTCCGGCTTCGATCGGCTAATCACCTTTGACATGGGCGGCACGTCCACGGATGTGGCCCTGCTGAACGGCGATCTCTCCCTGACCACGGACGCGGCTATTTCCGGCTATCCGGTGCGCACCCCGATGCTGGACATCCACACCGTGGGCGCTGGAGGCGGGTCCATTGCCGGGCTGGACGCCGGGGGGGCCCTGACCGTGGGGCCTGAATCCGCCGGGGCCGACCCCGGCCCCATCTGCTACGGCCGCGGCGAGCGGATTACGGTCACGGACGCGAATCTGTTTCTGGGACGGCTGCTGCCGGATTATTTTTTGGGCGGGAACATGGCCCTGGACGTCCGGCGAATTCAGGAACCCTTCGAAGTCACGGCGCAAAAAATGAGGCTCGCCCCCCGTGAACTTGCCGAAGGCGTCCTTGCCGTGGCCAACGCCAACATGGAGCGGGCCATCCGGGTCATTTCCGTGGAGCGAGGCTTTGATCCCAGGGAATTCACGCTCTTCTCCTTCGGCGGGGCCGGTGGCCTGCATGCCGCGTATCTGGCCAAGCTGCTGAACATGCCCCGGGTGCTGATCCCCATGAATCCGGGCATCCTCTCCGCGGTGGGCATGGTCATGGCCGACGTGATCAAGGATTATTCCCAGACCGTGATGCGGGAAGCGCCGGGACCAGGGCCGGAAGCAGGGCCTGGAACCTCATCAAGGAAAACGCGAGAGCTTACGGACGAGTTGCTGGGGCTTTTCGCCCCTCTGGAATCACGGGCCGTCCAGGAGATGGCCGAGGAGGGCGTTTCCAACGAGGATGTCCTGCTGGAGCGCTTCCTGGACATGCGTTACCAAGGCCAATCCTTTGAGATCATCACCCCATTCGACATTCAGGCCGACCCAGCGGACGCCTTCCACGAACTGCATGAAAAGGCATACGGCTACCGCAATCCATCCAAACCCGTGGAAATCGTTACCCTGCGCCTTCGAGCCCGAGGCGTCCCCAAGAAACCGGTCTTTGCCTCCATTGCCCAAGGCACGGCCCAGCCACCAGCGGACGCCCTGTTGGACACCCGGCCGGTGGTCTTTGACGGACAAGTCCACGACACCAACATCTGGCAACGCGACGCCCTCCTGGCCGACAACCACCTTCCCGGCCCCGCCGTGATCGTGGAATACACCTCCACCCTGCTGGTCCCGCCCTTTGCCGAGGCCCGGGTGGATGAATTCGGGGCCTTGGTACTGGATATCAACAGCTGA
- a CDS encoding TRAP transporter substrate-binding protein produces MRKRLALLVALVCFSALACVSWANAQTMRMDLNAIYPASNFHSQGAVNFAEKVRESTGGSVDITVHPGGSLGFKGPELLKAIMDGTLPMSDILMGVVSGSEEIFGLSTYPMIVGSYAEAKVFYDAAKPHYESACAKWNQKLLYAAPWPPSGLFTKKPLMALADMSGLKTRTYDRNGALFLEKAGGNPMSLPWGEVYSALSTGLIDSVLTSAVSGKDGAFWEVLDHFTKINFAYPLNMVTINLDYWNALSPDQRQAMLAAAAEVEAEQWAASETGNEDSLQILAANGITIAEMTPEIENALRDFAMEILEEFKAQAGEESKAALLAIGK; encoded by the coding sequence ATGCGAAAACGCCTTGCTCTGCTCGTCGCCCTGGTCTGTTTTTCGGCGTTGGCTTGCGTATCCTGGGCCAATGCCCAGACCATGCGCATGGATTTGAACGCCATCTACCCGGCTTCCAACTTCCACTCCCAGGGGGCGGTGAACTTTGCCGAGAAGGTCCGGGAGTCCACGGGCGGCTCAGTGGACATCACCGTGCACCCCGGCGGCAGCCTGGGTTTCAAGGGGCCGGAACTGCTCAAGGCGATCATGGACGGCACTCTGCCCATGTCCGACATCCTGATGGGCGTGGTTTCCGGCAGCGAAGAGATTTTCGGGCTGTCCACATACCCGATGATTGTGGGCTCCTACGCCGAAGCCAAGGTCTTTTACGACGCGGCCAAGCCACATTATGAAAGCGCCTGCGCCAAGTGGAACCAGAAGCTGCTCTACGCCGCGCCCTGGCCGCCCTCGGGGCTGTTCACCAAGAAGCCTCTGATGGCTCTGGCGGACATGAGCGGACTGAAGACCCGAACCTACGATCGCAACGGAGCCCTGTTTCTGGAAAAAGCCGGCGGCAATCCCATGTCCCTGCCCTGGGGCGAGGTTTATTCCGCCCTGTCCACCGGCCTGATCGACTCGGTGCTCACCTCCGCGGTCTCGGGCAAGGACGGGGCCTTCTGGGAGGTCTTGGACCACTTCACCAAGATCAACTTCGCCTATCCTCTGAACATGGTGACCATCAATCTGGACTACTGGAACGCGCTCAGCCCGGACCAGCGGCAGGCCATGCTTGCCGCGGCGGCGGAAGTCGAGGCCGAACAATGGGCCGCTTCGGAAACCGGCAACGAGGACTCCCTCCAGATTCTGGCGGCCAACGGCATCACCATCGCTGAAATGACCCCGGAAATCGAGAACGCCCTGCGCGACTTCGCCATGGAAATTCTCGAAGAATTCAAGGCCCAAGCCGGAGAGGAATCCAAGGCAGCCTTATTGGCCATTGGGAAGTAA
- a CDS encoding TRAP transporter small permease subunit, with translation MGRLIDRILRFFDFLSRAAGWIAAGFAVLIVLLMTVEILSRSLLSKSTMVVSDYSGYFLVALVLLGLGFTLREDGHIRIKLVRMRLAEPISRVLDVLIALGCAAMTIFALRATLRMVMASHRLDMRADTVAQTPFWVPQLVIPIGLALLLVQLLAFIIRRVRSSSATR, from the coding sequence ATGGGACGACTGATTGATCGGATATTGCGCTTTTTTGATTTCCTGAGTCGCGCCGCTGGGTGGATCGCGGCGGGATTCGCGGTTTTGATCGTGCTGTTGATGACCGTGGAGATCCTCAGCCGGTCCTTGCTGAGCAAATCCACGATGGTGGTCAGCGACTACTCGGGCTATTTTCTCGTGGCCCTGGTCCTTTTGGGCCTGGGCTTCACATTGCGCGAGGACGGTCATATCCGGATCAAGCTGGTCCGGATGCGCCTAGCCGAACCCATCAGTCGCGTTCTGGACGTGCTCATTGCCTTGGGCTGCGCGGCCATGACCATCTTTGCCCTGCGGGCCACCCTGCGCATGGTCATGGCCTCCCACCGCCTGGACATGCGCGCGGACACCGTCGCCCAGACCCCGTTCTGGGTTCCCCAACTTGTCATCCCCATCGGCCTTGCTCTGCTGCTTGTCCAACTTCTGGCCTTCATCATCCGGAGGGTGCGGTCATCATCAGCGACCCGTTGA